A single region of the Montipora capricornis isolate CH-2021 chromosome 13, ASM3666992v2, whole genome shotgun sequence genome encodes:
- the LOC138028638 gene encoding uncharacterized protein, which yields MWRSFNTDSKLYFPLKMQRVLICKDHQCSNGVHFHPVMIADTRGLQKEVHVQFCGCEPDFLRLLRFRLWGATPSKPELAFSINVMDLLHTLNLECQVAVKDFCDALQTMADDVIVFNSNQRKLYLVIIDSLEEYRLYHRDHKLATLNFAVNCSGLDDGTVCPACPKSEGTLLESMDALFIGHKMTAGKSVQSPRFGDILFSNDDKVNKFVEQQPTKSGEGANVACADFLAGSTLRSKSRYAALSETAIFGRACRHEFPKRFLNMKHGERLAYPIFILNDLLDEFDKTPGIAVHMLYDIACLLESHLQAQGQLQILEHIKFATPIFHCYGHKSDFQIKYSPRRLPGFALTDGEVLERLWSFLRRFGKMTKEIRPNHRVDVRTDALLFYAKKRSASLGRLFYDRMKKANTAIKNSEVALATLLDTLEDTEFICQIKVVASCGCLKTSERGKQLTSGCCPRLKYSISQAPYYLGSVYMNGVSFEVASVFDVVTSCVYTTEIETVTETDLNTVTILARNLHCSIQNREFSGG from the exons ATGTGGAGATCTTTTAATACG GATAGCAAGCTGTattttcccttgaaaatgcAAAGGGTCCTTATTTGCAAGGATCATCAGTGCTCCAATGGAGTCCATTTCCATCCGGTAATGATTGCAGACACACGAG GGCTTCAAAAAGAGGTGCACGTCCAATTTTGTGGGTGTGAACCTGACTTTCTGCGTCTTCTCCGTTTTCGGCTTTGGGGTGCAACACCTTCAAAACCAGAGCTTGCTTTCAGCATAAATGTAATGGATCTCCTCCATACCCTAAATCTTGAATGTCAAGTGGCTGTCAAAGACTTTTGTGATGCCCTCCAGACCATGGCAGATGATGTTATTGTCTTTAATTCA aACCAAAGAAAACTTTATCTGGTTATTATTGATAGTCTGGAAGAATATAG GCTCTATCACCGTGACCATAAACTTGCCACCCTCAACTTTGCTGTTAACTGCAGTGGCCTTGATGATGGCACTGTATGCCCCGCTTGCCCTAAG AGTGAAGGCACTCTCCTTGAATCGATGGATGCCTTGTTCATTGGTCACAAAATGACGGCAGGAAAGAGTGTTCAAAGTCCTCGTTTTGGTGATATCTTGTTTTCAAATGATGACAAAGTGAATAAATTTGTTGAACAGCAGCCTACAAAAAGTGGTGAAGGAGCAAATGTG gcttGTGCTGATTTCCTGGCTGGAAGCACACTTCGGTCCAAATCACGTTACGCAGCTCTTAGTGAAACTGCAATCTTTGGACGGGCCTGTAGACATGAATTTCCAAAGAGGTTTTTGAATATGAAACATGGTGAAAG ACTGGCATATCCAATTTTCATTCTTAATGATCTTCTTGATGAATTCGACAAGACCCCTGGAATAGCTGTTCACATGCTGTATGACATCGCCTGTTTGCTGGAAAGCCACTTACaa GCTCAAGGGCAGCTACAGATACTGGAGCATATAAAGTTTGCAACTCCAATTTTCCATTGTTATGGACATAAATCAGATTTCcag ATCAAATATAGTCCAAGAAGGTTACCAGGGTTTGCCCTTACGGATGGAGAGGTGCTGGAGAGACTTTGGTCTTTTTTGAGGCGATTTGGGAAGATGACAAAGGAGATCCGACCAAATCATCGAGTGGATGTGCGCACGGatgctcttttgttttacgcAAAGAAAAGATCAGCTAGCCTAG GGAGACTTTTCTATGACCGCATGAAAAAGGCAAACACTGCTATTAAAAACAGTGAAGTGGCCCTGGCAACATTGTTGGACACCCTTGAAG acACTGAGTTTATTTGTCAAATCAAAGTGGTTGCATCATGTGGTTGTCTGAAGACAAGTGAAAGGGGAAAACAGCTAACTTCTGGTTGCTGTCCGCGTCTGAAATACTCAATTTCTCAAGCTCCGTACTActtaggcagcgtttacatgaaCGGGGTTTCATTTGAAGTCGCATCGGTTTTCGATGTGGTTACTTCTTGTGTTTACACTACAGAGATCGAGACTGTTACTGAAaccgatttgaatacggttactattttggcgcgaaatttgcattgttcgattCAAAATCGTGAATTTAGCGGCGGGTAG